In Phalacrocorax aristotelis chromosome 6, bGulAri2.1, whole genome shotgun sequence, one DNA window encodes the following:
- the PSMD6 gene encoding 26S proteasome non-ATPase regulatory subunit 6, giving the protein MPLENLEEEGLPKNPDLRIAQLRFLLSLRPRAPDPAAREELMAAVRLHNMAPYYEALCKSLEWQIDMDLLNKMKKANEEELKRLDNELEDAEKILGESEIRDAMMAKAEYLCRIGDKEGALTAFRKTYDKTVALGHRLDIVFYLLRIGLFYMDNDLITRNIEKAKSLIEEGGDWDRRNRLKVYQGLYCVAIRDFKQAAELFLDTVSTFTSYELMDYKTFVTYTVYVSMIALDRPDLREKVIKGAEILEVLHSLPAVRQYLFSLYECRYAAFFQSLAIVEQEMKKDWLFAPHYRYYVREMRIHAYSQLLESYRSLTLGYMAEAFGVSVEFIDQELSRFIAAGRLHCKIDKVNEIVETNRPDSKNWQYQETIKKGDLLLNRVQKLSRVINM; this is encoded by the exons ATGCCGCTGGAAaacctggaggaggaggggctgCCCAAGAACCCTGACCTCCGCATCGCCCAGCTCCGCTTCCTCCTCAGCCTCCGGCCCCGAGCGCCCGACCCCGCCGCGCGCGAGGAGCTGATGGCGGCCGTGCGGCTCCACA atatgGCTCCGTATTACGAAGCGCTCTGCAAGTCTCTCGAGTGGCAGATAGACATGGATCTGTtgaacaaaatgaagaaagctaACGAGGAAGAATTGAAACGTCTCGACAACGAACTAGAAGACGCAGAAAAGATCTTGGGGGAGAGTGAAATCCGAGATGCAATGATGGCCAAAGCCGAGTACCTGTGCAGGATTGGAGATAAG GAGGGAGCTCTGACTGCGTTCCGCAAGACTTATGACAAAACTGTGGCATTGGGACATCGTCTGGATATTGTCTTCTATCTTCTAAGGATTGGTTTGTTTTATATGGATAACGACCTCATCACGCGGAACattgaaaaggcaaaaag TCTAATAGAAGAAGGAGGAGACTGGGACAGGAGAAATCGTCTCAAAGTGTACCAAGGCCTTTACTGTGTAGCTATTCGAGATTTCAAACAAGCAGCAGAGCTCTTCCTTGATACAGTTTCGACGTTTACATCCTATGAACTTATGGATTACAAAACATTTGTAACGTACACGGTCTATGTCAGCATGATTGCGTTAGACAGGCCTGACCTTAGGGAAAAG gtTATTAAAGGAGCAGAGATTCTGGAAGTGTTGCACAGTTTGCCAGCAGTACGACAGTATCTCTTTTCTCTCTATGAATGCCGTTATGCGGCCTTTTTCCAGTCATTAG ctatTGTAGAGCAAGAGATGAAAAAAGATTGGCTGTTTGCACCTCACTATCGATACTACGTACGGGAAATGAGAATTCACGCGTATAGCCAGCTCCTAGAGTCTTACCGGTCATTGACATTAGGATACATGGCGGAAGCATTTGGAGTCAGCGTAGAATTCATAGATCA gGAGCTGTCAAGATTTATTGCAGCTGGGCGATTACACTGCAAAATAGACAAAGTAAATGAGATTGTAGAAACTAACAG GCCTGACAGCAAGAATTGGCAGTACCAAGAAACCATCAAGAAAGGAGATTTGCTGCTAAACAGAGTTCAGAAACTTTCCAGAGTAattaatatgtaa